Proteins from one Cicer arietinum cultivar CDC Frontier isolate Library 1 chromosome 3, Cicar.CDCFrontier_v2.0, whole genome shotgun sequence genomic window:
- the LOC140919674 gene encoding uncharacterized protein translates to METIPAYNEHGLINGMTIFHRLFWAYFPCIYAFCKPIVQVDGTWLYDKYKGTLLVGVAQDGNDNIISIAYALVEDRHESIKSAYNNLNNGWQHPPSKHVFCVRHIAQNFAREFKDNALKNKVISMGYSINESTYRYYRKEIDTVNPEALKWLDNIPRQDWIQAFDGGSRWGQMTTNLVESMNTVLKEPHNIPITALVQSTYYKTGTLFPTMAKQHASILASGQVYTEKCMTFMKSEIRKSNSHRVDSFDRSNHTFMVHETVVPKEGRPIGHFSSLISDVYKVETELKVYSEAFQPIPNKGYWP, encoded by the exons ATGGAAACAATCCCAGCTTATAATGAACATGGTTTGATAAATGGGATGACAATCtttcatagactattttgggCTTACTTTCCATGCATATATGCGTTTTGCAAACCAATTGTACAAGTTGATGGAACTTGGTTATACGACAAGTATAAGGGAACTCTATTGGTAGGAGTTGCACAGGATGGGAACGACAATATCATTTCCATTGCTTATGctcttgtggaag atagacatgAATCTATCAAAAGTGCTTACAATAATCTGAATAATGGGTGGCAACATCCTCCGTCAAAGCATGTGTTTTGCGTCCGACATATTGCACAAAATTTTGCAAGGGAATTTAAGGATAATGCTTTGAAGAACAAGGTTATTTCTATgg GTTACTCAATCAATGAGTctacatatcgatactaccGCAAAGAAATTGACACCGTAAACCCAGaagctttgaaatggttagacaatATACCGCGacaagattggattcaagcatTTGATGGAGGTAGCCGTTGGGGTCAGATGACCACCAACCTTGTGGAGTCGATGAACACAGTACTAAAAGAACCACACAACATTCCCATCACtgctttggtccaatcaacatattataaaacaggTACACTATTTCCAACCATGGCAAAACAGCAcgcatcaattttagcttctggtcAGGTATACACAGAAAAATGCATGACTTTTATGAAATCGGAAATACGTAAATCAAATAGTCATAGAGTCGATAGTTTTGATCGAagcaaccatactttcatggtCCACGAGACAGTAGTTCCAAAAGAagggcgaccaattggtcatttcagt AGCCTTATATCTGATGTGTACAAGGTGGAAACAGAACTTAAAGTCTATAGTGAAGCGTTCCAACCAATACCAAACAAAGGATATTGGCCAtaa